The Oncorhynchus masou masou isolate Uvic2021 unplaced genomic scaffold, UVic_Omas_1.1 unplaced_scaffold_2321, whole genome shotgun sequence genome includes a region encoding these proteins:
- the LOC135533280 gene encoding tumor necrosis factor receptor superfamily member 14-like isoform X1, translating into MAPFEILIWTITIILVFESIGSCIACGRAEYRIRDECCPMCSPGNRVHKHCTEFTSTSCVPCVDATFLDEPNGLIKCKVCINCDPGLGLKVKQSCRPSSDTVCGTLEGFYCLDPTKEGCRAAQRHSSCKPGQYINHTGTASTDTVCSDCTGDTYSDGLLAACQPHTQCKSLGFQELRPGTHWSNSECGPQPSRIEPGIIIGVVVASVLIAPIIIIIRRRIVILRKKRSPTTVTFSPVTVNAVELTRNEASRLVTPETVWRLSSPLRTQRG; encoded by the exons ATGGCACCATTTGAAATCTTGATATGGACT ATAACTATTATATTGGTGTTTGAAAGCATTGGATCCTGTATTGCATGTGGTAGAGCTGAATACAGAATAAGGGATGAATGTTGTCCCATGTGTTCACCAG GAAATCGTGTACATAAGCATTGTACTGAATTCACCAGTACCAGCTGTGTGCCCTGTGTTGATGCTACTTTCCTTGATGAGCCCAATGGTCTCATAAAATGCAAAGTGTGTATCAACTGTGATCCAG GTTTGGGTTTGAAGGTAAAGCAGTCATGTAGACCTTCATCAGACACTGTCTGCGGGACACTGGAGGGATTCTACTGTCTAGACCCAACTAAGGAGGGTTGTAGAGCAGCCCAGAGACACAGCAGCTGTAAACCTGGTCAATACATCAACCACACAG GAACAGCATCTACAGATACTGTGTGTTCTGACTGTACTGGTGACACCTATTCAGATGGATTATTAGCAGCctgccagccacacacaca GTGTAAATCTTTAGGTTTTCAAGAACTAAGACCAGGAACTCATTGGTCCAATTCTGAATGTGGACCACAACCCTCAAGAATAGAACCTGGAATCATCATTGGTGTTGTTGTGGCATCAGTCCTAATAGctcctataataataataataagaagaagaattGTAATTCTAAGGAAGAAAAGAAGTCCAACAACAGTGACTTTTTCTCCAGTGACAGTAAATGCTGTAGAG CTGACCAGGAATGAGGCAAGCCGCCTCGTTACCCCCGAGACTGTCTGGAGG ctttcctctcctctgaggaCCCAGCGAGGGTAG
- the LOC135533280 gene encoding tumor necrosis factor receptor superfamily member 14-like isoform X2, which produces MAPFEILIWTITIILVFESIGSCIACGRAEYRIRDECCPMCSPGNRVHKHCTEFTSTSCVPCVDATFLDEPNGLIKCKVCINCDPGLGLKVKQSCRPSSDTVCGTLEGFYCLDPTKEGCRAAQRHSSCKPGQYINHTGTASTDTVCSDCTGDTYSDGLLAACQPHTQCKSLGFQELRPGTHWSNSECGPQPSRIEPGIIIGVVVASVLIAPIIIIIRRRIVILRKKRSPTTVTFSPVTVNAVEASSDLEETPSNVVQ; this is translated from the exons ATGGCACCATTTGAAATCTTGATATGGACT ATAACTATTATATTGGTGTTTGAAAGCATTGGATCCTGTATTGCATGTGGTAGAGCTGAATACAGAATAAGGGATGAATGTTGTCCCATGTGTTCACCAG GAAATCGTGTACATAAGCATTGTACTGAATTCACCAGTACCAGCTGTGTGCCCTGTGTTGATGCTACTTTCCTTGATGAGCCCAATGGTCTCATAAAATGCAAAGTGTGTATCAACTGTGATCCAG GTTTGGGTTTGAAGGTAAAGCAGTCATGTAGACCTTCATCAGACACTGTCTGCGGGACACTGGAGGGATTCTACTGTCTAGACCCAACTAAGGAGGGTTGTAGAGCAGCCCAGAGACACAGCAGCTGTAAACCTGGTCAATACATCAACCACACAG GAACAGCATCTACAGATACTGTGTGTTCTGACTGTACTGGTGACACCTATTCAGATGGATTATTAGCAGCctgccagccacacacaca GTGTAAATCTTTAGGTTTTCAAGAACTAAGACCAGGAACTCATTGGTCCAATTCTGAATGTGGACCACAACCCTCAAGAATAGAACCTGGAATCATCATTGGTGTTGTTGTGGCATCAGTCCTAATAGctcctataataataataataagaagaagaattGTAATTCTAAGGAAGAAAAGAAGTCCAACAACAGTGACTTTTTCTCCAGTGACAGTAAATGCTGTAGAG GCATCATCAGATTTAGAGGAAACACCAAGCAATGTAGTACAATGA